The Leguminivora glycinivorella isolate SPB_JAAS2020 chromosome 1, LegGlyc_1.1, whole genome shotgun sequence genome includes a region encoding these proteins:
- the LOC125240709 gene encoding distal membrane-arm assembly complex protein 2, which produces MSFNIKPYKLCRTFFITSRNYCQEKSIYQRNEEGPQPRMVHGKPYPDWRKPWIQRDGEWTSKLSVFVEKNPNPNIVNALSKLPNLSMKDVKEWWASMKVLQEIKNQEFLPKRTATLGSNLAALHFFTYRACAVRLKGKNEWITGDATNLNLPSQYEEGYFVEAVDCTKFLHNGIRYEGIQNFSGLNFLKWVSLRNNKHVDVWCLDRLAGQNGKSIEYLDIRGCNLCVGGVSALARISALKTLYITDPGDNIELQAALSVLEEENPKLLINAATE; this is translated from the exons ATGTCGTTTAATATAAAACCTTACAAACTTTGTCGGACATTCTTTATAACCTCTCGAAATTATTGCCAAGAGAAATCTATTTACCAGCGCAATGAAGAAGGCCCACAACCACGAATGGTGCACGGAAAACCGTACCCCGACTGGAGGAAGCCATGGATACAACGCGACGGAGAATGGACGAGTAAATTGTCAGTTTTCGTGGAGAAAAATCCTAATCCAAATATAGTAAATGCGCTCTCAAAACTACCGAACTTATCTATGAAAGATGTAAAAGAATGGTGGGCAAGTATGAAGGTGCTGCAAGAGATTAAGAACCAGGAATTCCTGCCAAAGAGAACAGCTACACTTGGGTCTAATTTAGCAGCACTGCACTTCTTTACATACAGAGCTTGTGCTGTTAG ATTGAAAGGAAAAAACGAATGGATAACTGGAGATGCGACAAACCTAAACCTTCCTAGCCAGTATGAAGAAGGCTATTTTGTAGAAGCAGTAGATTGCACCAAGTTCCTTCACAACGGCATCCGGTACGAAGGTATCCAAAACTTCTCTGGCCTTAACTTCCTCAAATGGGTGTCTCTGAGGAATAATAAACATGTTGATGTTTGGTGTTTGGACAGACTGGCCGGTCAGAATGGAAAAAGTATAGAATACTTAGATATCCGCGGCTGCAACTTGTGTGTAGGTGGAGTTTCTGCCTTAGCAAGAATATCGGCACTCAAAACTCTGTATATAACTGATCCTGGGGATAATATAGAGCTACAAGCGGCTTTGTCGGTCTTAGAAGAAGAAAATCCAAAACTCTTGATAAATGCTGCTACAGAATGA